A window of Diadema setosum chromosome 2, eeDiaSeto1, whole genome shotgun sequence contains these coding sequences:
- the LOC140246056 gene encoding cyclin-dependent kinase 17-like yields MSRMKRLKRRLSQSFRSNSVIEDSLSELTESMSIEENGTNGTKEGGKIEIVTQNRWRSSDGESDQTSGASDESHTPVRRRHKHPSRLQRRFSEDISKRLSLPADMQLPDQFIEKYSLSPPFEKMSRRSRRASLSEIGFGKMETYTKLDKLGEGTYATVFKGRSRLTDNLVALKEIRLEHEEGAPCTAIREVSLLKGLKHNNIVTLHDIVHTEKSLTLVFEYLEKDLKQYMDDCGNIMNMNNVKLFLFQLLRGLAYCHKRQVLHRDLKPQNLLINEKGELKLADFGLARAKSVPSKTFSNEVVTLWYRPPDVLLGSTEYSTSIDMWGVGCIFYEMAAGRPLFPGSTVEDELHLIFKFLGTPIEATWPGITSNEDFISYGFPNYPKEPVVNHAPRLDLQGQDLLEDLLKFEGKNRLSAAKAMRHPCFNCFGPRIHTLRDVQSLMDLPECELSRDPGIRSSTVPSTGPSRGRRQSMHF; encoded by the exons AAATTGTAACGCAGAATCGATGGCGCAGCTCGGACGGCGAGAGCGACCAGACGTCGGGAGCGTCTGATGAGAGTCATACGCCAGTCAGGAGGAGGCACAAACATCCGAGCAGACTCCAGAGGAGGTTTAGTGAG GATATATCCAAGAGGTTATCCCTGCCCGCCGACATGCAACTTCCGGACCAGTTTATAGAGAAGTACAGCCTTAGTCCTCCCTTTGAGAAGATGAGCAGGAGATCCCGGAGAGCATCACTG TCAGAGATAGGCTTCGGCAAGATGGAGACCTACACCAAACTGGACAAGCTCGGGGAGGGGACGTATGCCACAGTATTCAAGGGGCGGAGCAGGCTGACGGACAATCTAGTGGCCCTCAAGGAGATAAGGCTGGAACATGAGGAAGGTGCTCCCTGCACGGCAATAAGAGAAG TGTCTCTCCTCAAGGGCCTGAAGCACAACAACATTGTGACTCTCCATGACATTGTGCACACCGAGAAGTCTCTCACGTTAGTCTTTGAATACTTG GAAAAGGACTTGAAACAGTACATGGATGATTGTGGAAATATAATGAACATGAACAATGTTAAG CTTTTCTTATTTCAATTACTGCGAGGCCTGGCCTACTGCCACAAGCGCCAGGTCCTACACCGAGACCTCAAACCTCAGAACCTCTTGATCAATGAGAAAGGGGAACTCAAGCTGGCAGACTTTG GTCTGGCCAGAGCAAAATCAGTACCTAGTAAGACCTTTTCCAACGAAGTAGTAACTCTCTGGTATCGACCGCCAGATGTTCTCCTCGGCAGCACAGAGTACTCTACGTCCATTGATATGTG GGGTGTTGGTTGTATATTCTACGAGATGGCGGCTGGCCGACCCCTCTTCCCCGGCTCCACTGTGGAGGACGAACTCCACCTCATCTTCAAGTTCCTGGGCACGCCCATCGAGGCGACGTGGCCGGGTATCACCAGCAACGAGGACTTCATCTCCTACGGCTTCCCCAACTACCCCAAGGAGCCGGTGGTCAACCACGCCCCTCGGCTGGATCTCCAGGGACAGGACCTCCTCGAGGACCTCCTCAAG TTTGAAGGCAAGAACCGTCTGTCAGCAGCCAAAGCCATGAGACATCCCTGCTTTAATTGCTTCGGTCCCAGGATACACACGCTAAGAGATG TTCAATCTCTGATGGATCTACCTGAATGCGAGTTGTCCCGCGATCCAGGCATCCGCTCATCCACAGTGCCTAGCACAG GCCCCTCTCGTGGGCGACGCCAGAGCATGCACTTCTGA